From a region of the Hippopotamus amphibius kiboko isolate mHipAmp2 chromosome 3, mHipAmp2.hap2, whole genome shotgun sequence genome:
- the SMIM38 gene encoding small integral membrane protein 38 gives MASWLGGSTGSDPLVVLLVIILLARFVLWSCLRTYIDYRLARPQPRKPKDD, from the coding sequence ATGGCCTCCTGGCTGGGGGGGAGCACAGGCTCCGACCCGCTCGTGGTCCTACTGGTCATCATCCTGCTGGCACGCTTCGTTCTGtggtcctgcctcaggacctACATCGATTACAGACTGGCCCGGCCGCAGCCCCGCAAACCCAAGGATGACTAG